The following are encoded in a window of Pectinophora gossypiella chromosome 8, ilPecGoss1.1, whole genome shotgun sequence genomic DNA:
- the LOC126369191 gene encoding transducin beta-like protein 3 has protein sequence MGSLLKEVYEKSAEYSAFYTGGDIQWTADGSQLLCQCDDAIKVIDVNTFSNVLTIGEAEDGAENDQIYTFQLSHGNDMVITAHKSGLIKLWDKTTGNQQKVWRSGHKGPVARLAFDPTDANVASGGSDGAVRLWDLSYNTCTSSLRGAMGVFTVLKYHPDSTKQLVFGAADDTKIRSWNSKTGKECMTYSGHFSKVTSLQFTSDGQHMVSSGRDRVLILWNLNESKALRTVPVYESIEDTLLLPSSFKIPNFKKKLEMEGIYVACAGEKGVVKIWNIQMSRLMYEQTNSLVSPSTEDGGLAITHLLFNEARNVLSVVTVDHNIIIHDLETFNCMKQMIGFTDEVLDIIFLGKDESHIVVATNSWDLKYYEIDNMNCQIIKGHTDIVLALACFPTRPDMFVSSGKDNSVRIWLQDSNNQIKCIGMGARHTASVGSVFTSQTSNNFFTSVSQDNCLKVWTVPSDLDTCDQKIKSTFTELAHQMDINCVAVSPNDKMIATGSQDKTAKLWTEELSLLGVLKGHRRGVWCVRFSPVDQVILTSSADCTMKLWSIADLSCLKTFEGHESSVLKIEFLSRGQQVISSGADGLLKLWNIKSSECKMSLDNHEGKVWSLAVNKSESQIITGGSDSKLVKLKDVTVERREQMAKEREERILQEQELMNLLHDKKLVKALKLALRMERPLQVLKIVNEVLKYGNEKLYETLKEINHTQKEILLKFASEWNTNNKNCHAAQLVFNILAPEILSGQLKVPSLTSFIEGALPYTERHFERLTNLMQDLNFITYTVNCMQPHSVKDV, from the exons ATGGGTAGTTTACTGAAAGAAGT TTATGAGAAGAGTGCTGAATATTCGGCATTCTATACAGGCGGCGACATCCAATGGACTGCCGATGGTTCACAACTCCTCTGCCAATGTGACGACGCTATCAAGGTAATTGATGTGAACACTTTCTCGAATGTTCTTACTATTGGGGAGGCTGAAGATGGAGCAGAGAATGACCAAATATACACTTTTCAATTGTCTCATGGAAATGATATGGTTATTACCGCACACAAAAGTGGTTTGATCAAATTATGGGATAAAACAACTGGAAATCAGCAAAAAGTGTGGAGGTCTGGCCATAAAGGACCAGTTGCTAGATTAGCATTTGACCCTACTGATGCAAATGTAGCTTCAGGAGGGTCTGATGGTGCCGTAAGGTTATGGGATCTCTCCTACAATACCTGCACCAGCAGTCTTCGTGGAGCTATGGGAGTTTTTACGGTTTTGAAGTATCATCCTGACTCTACTAAACAACTTGTTTTTGGGGCAGCAGATGATACAAAAATAAGGTCTTGGAATTCTAAAACTGGAAAAGAATGTATGACTTATTCAGGACACTTCAGTAAAGTGACATCACTACAGTTTACTAGTGATGGCCAACACATGGTGAGTTCTGGCAGAGATAGAGTGTTAATTTTGTGGAACTTAAATGAAAGCAAGGCTTTGAGAACAGTTCCAGTTTATGAAAGTATTGAAGATACATTACTGCTGCCATCTTCATTTAAGATACCTAACTTCAAGAAGAAGTTGGAAATGGAAGGCATTTATGTAGCTTGTGCTGGGGAAAAGGGAGTTGTGAAAATTTGGAACATACAAATGAGCAGGTTGATGTATGAGCAAACCAACAGTCTTGTATCGCCATCTACTGAGGATGGAGGCTTGGCTATCACCCATTTGCTATTCAATGAAGCTAGAAATGTGTTGTCAGTAGTCACAGTGGAtcacaatattataatacatgATTTAGAAACATTCAACTGTATGAAACAAATGATTGGATTTACGGATGAAGTGCTAGATATTATTTTCTTAGGCAAAGATGAATCACATATTGTGGTGGCTACAAACAGTTGGGACTTAAAGTATTATGAGATTGATAACATGAATTGTCAAATTATCAAAGGACATACAGATATTGTTCTAGCTTTGGCATGTTTCCCTACAAGGCCAGACATGTTTGTGTCCTCAGGAAAAGATAATTCTGTCAGGATTTGGCTACAAGACtcaaataatcaaatcaaatgtataGGAATGGGAGCTAGGCATACTGCATCAGTCGGTTCTGTGTTTACTTCACAAACATCTAATAATTTTTTCACATCTGTGAGTCAAGACAACTGTCTAAAAGTTTGGACAGTTCCTTCAGACCTTGACACATGTGatcaaaaaattaaatcgaCTTTCACTGAGTTGGCGCATCAGATGGACATAAATTGTGTTGCTGTGTCTCCAAACGATAAAATGATTGCTACTGGCTCTCAGGATAAAACAGCAAAGCTTTGGACAGAAGAATTATCTCTATTGGGAGTGTTAAAAGGGCATAGGAGAGGTGTGTGGTGTGTGAGGTTTTCTCCAGTTGACCAAGTGATATTGACATCCTCAGCTGATTGCACCATGAAGCTCTGGTCAATAGCAGATTTAAGTTGTTTAAAAACTTTTGAGGGCCATGAAAGTTCAGTACTAAAAATTGAATTCTTAAGTAGAGGTCAACAAGTAATTTCAAGTGGAGCTGATGGTCTTCTGAAACTTTGGAACATAAAGTCATCAGAGTGCAAAATGTCACTAGACAATCATGAAGGCAAAGTTTGGTCACTGGCTGTAAATAAATCTGAATCACAGATAATAACTGGAGGCTCAGACTCGAAACTTGTAAAACTGAAAGACGTCACTGTTGAGCGTCGCGAACAAATGGCGAAAGAAAGAGAAGAACGAATACTACAGGAACAAGAATtgatgaatttattacatgacaAAAAGTTGGTAAAAGCCTTAAAACTTGCTTTGCGAATGGAGAGACCTCTGCAGGTCCTAAAAATTGTAAATGAAGTTTTGAAGTATGGCAATGAAAAGTTATATGAGACACTGAAGGAAATAAATCACACTCAAAAAGAAATTTTGCTTAAATTTGCTTCTGAATGGAATACAAATAATAAGAATTGCCACGCAGCTCAACTAGTCTTCAACATCTTGGCACCCGAAATTCTTTCTGGACAATTGAAAGTACCGTCTTTAACAAGTTTCATTGAAGGGGCTCTCCCATATACCGAAAGACATTTCGAAAGATTGACTAATTTAATGCAAGATTTAAACTTTATCACATACACTGTAAACTGTATGCAACCTCATAGTGTTAAAGATGTGTAA
- the LOC126369177 gene encoding transmembrane protein 186, translated as MSLTLIRKAKCYKTLCRFYAVNGPTSQSVNTEQNPSNRFETVFTFDSVRFIALINRLKVYHLFGTSIAIPSCGLMEMSHVVSSGTFFCAAYVGITGAAVLSLATLPFRNVIGYLYISEDNKKIKISSVDYWGRRKDRIVDTEEWIPMLDGEPKLLDGLYLSPKLTDGTEYKLPITFGKVLNSRKMGEVLE; from the exons ATGAGTTTAACGTTAATTAGAAAAGCAAAATGTTATAAGACTTTGTGTCGATTTTATGCCGTTAATGGACCTACTAGTCAGTCCGTAAACACAGAACAAAACCCTTCAAATAGATTTGAAACTGTTTTTACTTTTGACTCTGTGAGGTTTATTGCACTTATAAATAGATTAAAAGTTTATCACTTATTTGGAACTTCCATAGCCATACCCAGCTGTGGTTTAATGGAGATGTCGCATGTAGTGTCTAGTGGTACATTTTTCTGTGCTGCATATGTCG GTATAACAGGAGCAGCTGTTTTATCACTTGCAACATTACCATTTAGAAATGTTATTGGATATTTATATATCAGTGAAgataacaaaaaaattaaaatatcatctGTTGACTATTGGGGTAGAAGAAAAGACAGAATAGTGGATACAGAAGAATGGATACCTATGCTGGATGGTGAGCCAAAGTTATTGGATGGTCTTTACTTATCTCCAAAACTTACAGATGGGACTGAATATAAATTACCCATAACATTCGGTAAAGTTTTAAATTCTCGTAAAATGGGTGAAGTTTTAGAGTAA
- the LOC126369176 gene encoding dual specificity mitogen-activated protein kinase kinase 4-like codes for MSKNGEVPSNQGPSRPNVPKPDLNLFTTEKRKVLDLQLGGPSGDGAAFMPYCSNPTQKPKLPTRTIKDVLPENTRDRCRIYPSMQSSGKLQLSATEIYDFTADDLQDLGEIGRGAFGAVNKMIHRKTNRVMAVKRIRSTVDEKEQKQLLMDLEVVMKSNDCPYIVQFYGALFKEGDCWICMELMDTSLDKFYKFICERMQTRIPENIIAKITLATVKALNYLKEKLKIIHRDVKPSNILLDRRGNIKLCDFGISGKLVDSIARTRDAGCRPYMAPERIDPGRARGYDVRSDVWSLGITLMEVATGAFPYPRWGSVFEQLQQVVQGDPPRLTNANNIFSNNFVNFVNTCLIKEETQRPKYNRLLEHPFIKGIDQSRADVAEYVCEVLDAMERNGVSPFTTDQPAQAWED; via the exons ATGTCGAAGAATGGCGAAGTGCCGTCAAACCAAG GCCCGAGTAGACCGAACGTGCCGAAACCTGACTTGAATTTGTTTACTACTGAAAAACGTAAAGTATTGGATCTGCAACTGGGAGGTCCATCCGGGGATGGCGCTGCTTTCATGCCTTATTGCTCTAACCCTACACAAAAGCCAAAATTGCCGACGCGTACTATAAAAGATGTCTTGCCTGAAAATACTAG ggATAGATGTAGAATCTACCCATCTATGCAGTCGTCAGGCAAACTACAGCTATCTGCCACAGAGATATATGACTTCACTGCAGATGACCTGCAGGACCTAGGGGAAATAGGACGTGGAGCATTTGGGGCTGTTAATAAAATGATCCACAGAAA AACAAACCGTGTCATGGCTGTGAAACGCATCCGATCCACTGTTGACGAGAAGGAACAAAAGCAGCTTTTGATGGACCTCGAAGTTGTAATGAAGAGCAATGATTGCCCATATATTGTTCAGTTCTATGGAGCACTGTTTAAGGAA GGTGATTGCTGGATTTGTATGGAATTAATGGACACCTCATTAGACAAATTCTATAAATTCATATGTGAGAGGATGCAAACTCGAATACCAGAAAACATTATAGCTAAAATAACACTTGCTACAGTcaaagctttaaattatttaaaagaaaaactaaaaatcatTCATAG GGATGTAAAGCCATCCAATATCTTGCTAGATAGAAGGGGCAATATAAAGTTGTGTGATTTTGGTATATCTGGCAAGCTAGTGGACTCCATAGCACGCACGCGCGACGCGGGCTGCCGGCCCTACATGGCG CCTGAACGTATCGACCCGGGTCGCGCTCGCGGGTACGATGTTAGGTCAGACGTGTGGTCTCTGGGTATCACCCTGATGGAGGTGGCGACCGGCGCCTTCCCCTACCCACGCTGGGGCTCCGTCTTCGAGCAGCTGCAGCAGGTCGTTCAGGGCGATCCCCCAAGACTTACGAATGCTAACAACATATTCTCTAATAACTTCGTGAACTTCGTCAATACATG CCTCATCAAAGAGGAGACTCAACGTCCAAAATATAACAGGCTCTTGGAACATCCATTCATAAAGGGCATTGACCAGAGCAGGGCTGATGTAGCAGAATATGTGTGTGAAGTGTTGGATGCTATGGAGCGCAACGGCGTCAGTCCGTTCACAACAGACCAGCCTGCACAGGCTTGGGAGGATTAA